TTGTAAATCTGTCTTAGAAATAGTGCGTTTTTCTGGTTTTTCAAAAGGTTTTAGCACAAATTTTTCACCACGCGCTTTAATTTCATTTGCCCTTTTCTTTGTTTCTTCAACAAGATTATTACTCAAAGCAAGGCCGTAGATATCCTGGCCAAAAACAGTTTTTAATAATTGGTTAACTCTATCAGCTTCTTTTTGCATTTTCTCGATTAGTAATTCTTCATATTCTGGATTTTTAGTAATAAAACATACAAAATTAGACCCTAATGAAAGAATTTCTGCATGTTTTAACACTCCAACAGTATCTATGAATTCAAAATTATACTGAAAATCTAACAAATTTTTGCTCCATTTTTTACGTAAATCCAAATAAATTTCACGGTTTGTGTCATAAAATTTTTTTCCTAAAAGTATAAGATTCAGAGCATCATCGACGGACAAATAATCATTTGGCAGATTCTTTTTTAAAAATTTATTTACGTATGAATCTCTATCAAATGAAAAATTATCGTCTTTTTCTTCATTTTTATTAAAATATGATGTTTGATTATTTGTTTTTGGACCTGAATCAATAGAGTTAATATTTTTTTTGGCAGTATAATCAGTATTTTTATCATTAGAATTTAAAAATGAGTTTGAAAAATCGATGTTTTCAGCCGAATTAAAATTTGAATTTTCAGTTTTATTTAAAAAATTACTTTGATAACTAGCACCTTCGGGGTCTAACAAAGGATTAAAAGCGTTGTCCCTGTTTTTAAAATTATCGCCTATTTTATTGCTTTTTTCACTTTTTAAGATTTTTGTCTCTAAATTATTTTTGATTTTACGGTCAAAAATTGATCCGAAAGTCAAATCATCGCTACCATGCAAATCTAAATCGCCATCATCGTCTTCAAGAATTGGATCATCATAATCGAATAAATTTTGTGTATTTGTTTTTTGGTTCAAATTATAATTTGAACCAAAATTTTTATCACGGATAGTAACAAACTCTAATTTTTTTGGCGGTTTTTGCTCTTTTTTGGTATTTTCTTCACTTTTTTCGGTTTCTTCAGTGTCGATTTCTAGCTCTTCTTTTGGTTTTTCAGCAAATTTTTGTGAATTTTCTAAAACAGTTTGGCTTTTTTCTTGCAAGTTTTCCTTTTTAAAAGCAAGAATTTTCATGACTAAAATTTCAAGCGCTAAACTTTGAAACTTATCATGATTAATGTCTTTTAAAGTTGAAAAGCCAATATCTAAAAATTTAAAAGCAAAATCGTGGCTAATTTTTAACTTTTCCAAATCAGAAATCGAATAAATTTCAATTAAGTCTTCCTCTTGAGTTTTTTCTCAAATAATTCACTCTTTGACTAAATTTATCAATGACTCAATTAAAATTTGAAAATTTTTGCTTTGCAATAAAAGTTTATCTAATAAATCAAAGGCTTTTTGGGACTGCGCCAAAAAAAGAACGTTTATAAATTCAACAAGTTTTTCACTTGAAACTAGCCCAAAAAGTTCTTCAACACTTGTTTTACTCAAAAAGTTATTGCCAAAAATTACCGCCTGCTCAAGAATTGAAATTGCATCCCGCAAACTGTTGTGACTTAATAAACACACGGATTTTAGGGCTTCTTCTTCATATTCTACGCCTTCATAGTTTAAAATTTGTGAAAGTCGTTGCAAAATTTGCTCTTTATTTAGGCCAAGAAAATTATACCTCTGGACTCTTGAGAGAATTGTCAAAGGGATTTTATGAACTTCGGTAGTTGCTAAAATGAAAATAATATGGCTTGGCGGTTCTTCTAGAGTTTTTAAAAATGCATTAAAAGCTGAAGTTGAAAGCATATGAACTTCATCTAAAATATAAATTTTATATGGGCTAACCTGAGGTAGATTAATAGAATTTTCAACAATTTCACGGATTTCTTTAACACCATTGTGTGAAGCAGCGTCCATTTCGACTATATCAATAGAATTATTTATATTTTTAAGGCAATTTTGACACGGGTCAATAGAATTTTGCTCTTTGTGAGTACAATTTATTGCATTTGCAAATATTTTTGCAAGTGAAGTTTTTCCAGTACCTCTTGGACCTGAAAAAAGATAGGCGTGAAAAAACTTTTTTGATTTAACGATGTTTTTCAAACTTTCAACTAAATATTGTTGGCCGACAACATCGGAAAATTTAGTAGGTCGATATTTTCGATATCAAGCTACATATTCATTTGTATTTTTCATATTTCTCCAAGATTTTCAAAAAAAATCCTTTATAATTTTTAAATTTAATTTTTAAAAATAAAAGTATACTTAAATAGTTTATAATTATAAATTATAATAAAATAAAATAAAAAACAGACTTTATATAATTTAAGGATTTTTTATATGTCAGTTTCATTTAACAAGGAACAAAACTCAGCTCAAAAGAAATGTCCTATAAACGAAAGATTTGTGTTTAATTTTCGAATTTTAAGCTATTCCTTTCGGAAATTAGAAATTTCAGTTGAAGGTCTTGATAGAACAATCGATTATAATTCAGAATATTTTTTTTGGTTTGTTGAAAATTTAATCTACTTTTTATCAAAAAACAAGTATGCACTCCGTTGAGACTATGAAAAAATAACACTTTTTAATTTAGAAAATTTACAATTAGCAGAAAATCTTGATGATTTTAAATCAAAATTCAAATTAATTACAACTTTTGATTTAGAACATAACTAGAATATGGAGGAAATATGAAGATTTATACTACTAAAAAAACAAGCCCATTTTACACGTTAGTTTGTGAGGAACTAATTCTAAAAGATGACCAAAATCAGGACGATATTTTATATTTTTACCAGCATAATAATGCAATAATTATCGGTAAAAATCAAAATATTTACGAGGAAATTAAGCTTGATGAGGTTGAAAAGCAAAGAATTGAAATTTACCGTCGACTTTCTGGAGGTGGTGCTGTTTATCACGATTTAGGAAACATTAATTTTTCATTTATAACTAAAAAACAGAATCACAGTTATCAGAAATTCTTGACACCGATTATAGAATTTTTTAAATCTTTTGGTTTGAATGCTGAATTCAAAGGCAGAAATGATCTCATAGTTAATGGCGCAAAAGTTTCAGGAAATGCTCAAATAATTTACAAAGATAGAATTGTTCACCATGGAACAATTCTATTTAATGCTAATTTGGCAAAATTAGGTCAAGTTTTAAAGCCAAACCGATTAAAAATTGAGTCCAAAGGAATAAAATCAATTCGTCAGCGAGTAACAAATATTTTGCATGAAATTGAAGAACAAATGGAAGATTCTGAGTTTATTTCAAGACTAATCACATTTTTTGAAAATAAATATCAAACAAAAGCACAAGATGTTGAGACTTATTTTCAAGATGAGATGACATTTCAAAAAGATTTTCAAGAAGTTCAAACCTTAAGACAGTCTAGAGAATGAGTTTTTGGTTCAAATCCTTATTTTAGCTATGAAAATATCGCCCGAACTAGCGGCGGAACTTTAAGAGTACTTGCAAATATTGAGAAAAATCACATTGTTAAAATAAAGTTTGAAGGTGATTTTTTATCTCAAAGATCAGTTGAAGATATCCAAGAAATTTTAGAAAATAAGGAATTTACTAGATCAATTATAGAATCACAACTTCTACAAATTACAAATCTTGATGAATATTTTGGCGCAATTCCTCTTAATGAAATTTTGGATACAATTTTTGGAAGCTAATTATTAATGATAGTTCATTCTAAAATTACTGTTGAAAATGAGGATATTTTTTATTTTTTAGAAGAAACTGGAAAGCAAAAAATACTATTTTTACACGGTTTCAATTCAAGTCATAATTTCATTTTTCAACTTAAAAACAAACAAAATCGCAACTATGACATTGTTTCATTTGATTTTCCCGGTTGTGGTCAAAGCACTAATAATAATGAAATTAATGTTAAAAATTACCAAAAAGTTGCGGCTAGTTTTATTAAAAAGCTCAATTTAGATATCCAAATTGTAATCGGTCACTCACTTGGTGGAGCTATTGCTCTTTATATTTTAAGTGAAAATTTAGCAAAAAAAGCAGTTTTAGTCGCTCCACTCAATCCTTTTATTTTAGAGAAAAATTCGCAAAGCGAAGCTGAAAAAATAGGAAATTGACTCTTACCTCAAGACATTGAATCTGCAAAAGATAGTCTTGAACATTTAGTTTTTACTGATAAATTTAGTTATATGAAAAATTTAGCAAAAAATGCTATTAATTTTTTTGAAAATGTCACAAAAAAAAGAGAAATTTTTAAAAAGATTGTTTTTGAAGAAATCCTTAACTTGGAATGACTGAAAACCGAATTGTTACCGCTTTACCAACAGAATAATAATTATTTTTTAATTGCTGGTGTTGAAGATAATTTTGTGCCATTAGAAAGTCTTCACAAAATTAGTGAAAATTTTAATAAAAAACTTATAAAATTTGAACAAACTGGCCATGCAGTTTTCTTTGAAAGAAGTAACGAAATTAATGCTCAAATTGAAAAAATTCTAGAAATTTAAGCCTGAAATCCCTCTCTCATTTTTTCAGCAATTTCTTTTCCCGAGTTTCGCTATTTGTTGGCAAAAATTCACTTTTTAATGACTATAAATACACAAAAATACCCGTAAATCCGGGTTTTTTAACTTAAAATCTTAATTTTTATAGTTTTGAAATTAAGCTTTTGCAAAAAAAAAAAAAATGTTTGGCCTAAGAAAAAATTATGTTATAATTACCCTCACTAAGAATGAATTAATAAATTTTGATATTGAATTAGGGAGGGATTAAGGATGTTTTTGCCATAAAAAAAATCAGATAATGTGAATTATCCATTATATTTTTAAATATGATGGAATGCCTTAAATTTACCCGTTTAGAAATCTTTAAATTTAGGGCTTTTGGTTATTGTTCTTTCAAAACTTCATATGTTTTTTTATGCTCAGTGTAAGTAAAAACGAGTTTTCTATTTACATTGAGTTTAAATAGTAGTTGTATTTTCCCGAGTTTCCCAGTTTGAAGGCAAAAATTCACTTTTTAGTAAATATAAATATGAAAAAAGACCTGTAAATCGGTGTTTTTTGAATGTAAAACCTTAATTTTTATTGGTAGCATTTGGTAGCATTTTAAGTAATTTTATGGTATAATTATACATTATGAAAAAACAAAATTTGTTTTTATTTAGTGTTTGAGGATCTTCAAAAGATAAACCATATAAATATGTTGGCTGAACACAAGGTTATTCCAAAGGTCCAAAACGTTGATTTAGTTTAGGAAATGAGCGGAATTTGGAAAAAATTAATCCAAATGCTGTTCAAATTATCAAAGAAAAATTGAAATTGTTTTCAAATTTAGATGACAAAGATAAAGTCAAGGCTATTTTACTTGATTCTATTAAAAATTCCGCAATAATCGAAGGTTCGGTTTTTGTTGGTGGGGAATTAATTGAAAAACTTATTGAAAAGCACAATATTTTTGAGTCACTTCCTAAAAGTAGACATAAAAATATGAAAGAAATTTTTAACTACTTAATTTCAAAACGGATCACTGATCCTGGCAGCATTATTAATGCTTTTGATAAAAAGGATGACTACTCAAATCAAATAAATGCTTCCAAAAATAGCTTTTATAGACTCCTAGATCTTGTCTTTGAGTCACAAAATCAACTTTTAAATAGTGTCAACAAAATGGTAACAAGCGAACTTGGAAAAAGGGACAGTGAATTTTATTTTGACTCATCAACAATCTATTTTGAGACATTTGAAAGAAATGGATTAAGAATTCCTGGCTATTCTAAAGATGCTAAATTCAAAGAAGACCAAATTGTCATTGGCTTAGCGTGTGATAAAAATGGTATTCCTTTTCATATTAAAGTTTTTAAAGGAAATACCGGCGATTCTAGTACATTAATCCCTTTTGTATTAGATGTTGAATCCAAATATAATATCAAAAATATGACAATAATCGCTGATCGCGGCATGTCAACTGCTGCAAATATTCGATTTCTTGAATCAAGAAACTATAATTTTATTATTTCATATCGTGCAAAGGTAGGGACTCAAAAATTCAAAAATTATTTACTAGATCCAAGGGATTATGTTGATGTAAATGCGGATTTTAAGTATAAAAAAGAAGAATTTTATTCATCTTATAAAAATAAAAGATACACTGAAAATATTAGAAGAAGAATTATTACTTACAGTACAAAAAGAGCGATAAAAGACAGAAAAGCTCGTGAAGAGCAAATCGAAAGTTTTATTAAAAAACAAAATAAAGACGGTTTTATTGAAGTAAACAAATTGTTTGGTAAAAAACCTAAATATTTTAAGGAAATTTCAAACATGAAATTTGAATTAGATCAAAGTAAAATTGACAAAGACAAACAATTTGATGGCTACTATGTTTATGAAACAAATATACTGAATTTAAATGTCTTAGATATAGTTGAAAAATACCAAAAACAGTGGAATATTGAAGCTAATTTTAGAAGTCTAAAAGGTTTGTTGAATATTCGGCCCGTATTTTTAAGAATTGACGAGCACATTCTAGCTCATACACTTTTGTGTTTTATCTCACTAGTTATTTTAAAAACTATAATATTTAAAATCAACAAACATATTAGTGATAACAAGTTATTTGAAAACAATCAATTAACTGAGGTTGGTTTAGTAACGATGTTGCAAAAATTAAGGCAAAGGGTTGAATTTAACACTTTAGATCAGCAAATAACATTTAAAAATCGAGATGGTGTTCCTAGTGATCCGAATATTTGAAATAGGTATGATTTTTACTTTGATATCTTAATAAATCACTAATAAAATTGTTATTAACTTTTACCGAAAAACTTAAAAAAGTGCCTAAAACCAGATGCTTTTTTAAAATTACCTTATCAAACTGGGAAACTCGGGTTTTTGCCATAAAAAAAATCAGATAATGTGAATTATCCATTATATTTTTAAATATGATGGAATGCCTTAAATTTACCCGTTTAGAAATCTTTAAATTTAGGGCTTTTGGTTATTGT
The DNA window shown above is from Mesomycoplasma ovipneumoniae and carries:
- the dnaX gene encoding DNA polymerase III subunit gamma/tau: MKNTNEYVAWYRKYRPTKFSDVVGQQYLVESLKNIVKSKKFFHAYLFSGPRGTGKTSLAKIFANAINCTHKEQNSIDPCQNCLKNINNSIDIVEMDAASHNGVKEIREIVENSINLPQVSPYKIYILDEVHMLSTSAFNAFLKTLEEPPSHIIFILATTEVHKIPLTILSRVQRYNFLGLNKEQILQRLSQILNYEGVEYEEEALKSVCLLSHNSLRDAISILEQAVIFGNNFLSKTSVEELFGLVSSEKLVEFINVLFLAQSQKAFDLLDKLLLQSKNFQILIESLINLVKEWIIWEKTQEEDLIEIYSISDLEKLKISHDFAFKFLDIGFSTLKDINHDKFQSLALEILVMKILAFKKENLQEKSQTVLENSQKFAEKPKEELEIDTEETEKSEENTKKEQKPPKKLEFVTIRDKNFGSNYNLNQKTNTQNLFDYDDPILEDDDGDLDLHGSDDLTFGSIFDRKIKNNLETKILKSEKSNKIGDNFKNRDNAFNPLLDPEGASYQSNFLNKTENSNFNSAENIDFSNSFLNSNDKNTDYTAKKNINSIDSGPKTNNQTSYFNKNEEKDDNFSFDRDSYVNKFLKKNLPNDYLSVDDALNLILLGKKFYDTNREIYLDLRKKWSKNLLDFQYNFEFIDTVGVLKHAEILSLGSNFVCFITKNPEYEELLIEKMQKEADRVNQLLKTVFGQDIYGLALSNNLVEETKKRANEIKARGEKFVLKPFEKPEKRTISKTDLQKLFFDE
- a CDS encoding lipoate--protein ligase, which encodes MKIYTTKKTSPFYTLVCEELILKDDQNQDDILYFYQHNNAIIIGKNQNIYEEIKLDEVEKQRIEIYRRLSGGGAVYHDLGNINFSFITKKQNHSYQKFLTPIIEFFKSFGLNAEFKGRNDLIVNGAKVSGNAQIIYKDRIVHHGTILFNANLAKLGQVLKPNRLKIESKGIKSIRQRVTNILHEIEEQMEDSEFISRLITFFENKYQTKAQDVETYFQDEMTFQKDFQEVQTLRQSREWVFGSNPYFSYENIARTSGGTLRVLANIEKNHIVKIKFEGDFLSQRSVEDIQEILENKEFTRSIIESQLLQITNLDEYFGAIPLNEILDTIFGS
- a CDS encoding alpha/beta fold hydrolase, yielding MIVHSKITVENEDIFYFLEETGKQKILFLHGFNSSHNFIFQLKNKQNRNYDIVSFDFPGCGQSTNNNEINVKNYQKVAASFIKKLNLDIQIVIGHSLGGAIALYILSENLAKKAVLVAPLNPFILEKNSQSEAEKIGNWLLPQDIESAKDSLEHLVFTDKFSYMKNLAKNAINFFENVTKKREIFKKIVFEEILNLEWLKTELLPLYQQNNNYFLIAGVEDNFVPLESLHKISENFNKKLIKFEQTGHAVFFERSNEINAQIEKILEI
- a CDS encoding IS1634 family transposase, translating into MKKQNLFLFSVWGSSKDKPYKYVGWTQGYSKGPKRWFSLGNERNLEKINPNAVQIIKEKLKLFSNLDDKDKVKAILLDSIKNSAIIEGSVFVGGELIEKLIEKHNIFESLPKSRHKNMKEIFNYLISKRITDPGSIINAFDKKDDYSNQINASKNSFYRLLDLVFESQNQLLNSVNKMVTSELGKRDSEFYFDSSTIYFETFERNGLRIPGYSKDAKFKEDQIVIGLACDKNGIPFHIKVFKGNTGDSSTLIPFVLDVESKYNIKNMTIIADRGMSTAANIRFLESRNYNFIISYRAKVGTQKFKNYLLDPRDYVDVNADFKYKKEEFYSSYKNKRYTENIRRRIITYSTKRAIKDRKAREEQIESFIKKQNKDGFIEVNKLFGKKPKYFKEISNMKFELDQSKIDKDKQFDGYYVYETNILNLNVLDIVEKYQKQWNIEANFRSLKGLLNIRPVFLRIDEHILAHTLLCFISLVILKTIIFKINKHISDNKLFENNQLTEVGLVTMLQKLRQRVEFNTLDQQITFKNRDGVPSDPNIWNRYDFYFDILINH